A single window of Enterobacteriaceae bacterium ESL0689 DNA harbors:
- a CDS encoding FliC/FljB family flagellin, with amino-acid sequence MAQVINTNSLSLMAQNNLNKSQASLGTAIERLSSGLRINSAKDDAAGQAISNRFTANIKGLTQASRNANDGISLSQTTEGALNEVNDNLQNIRRLTVQAQNGSNSASDLKSIQDEITQRLAEINRISDQTDFNGVKVLSKDQSLTIQVGANDGETIDIGLKQINVETLGLTGFDVTIRGPVAGQEIADGAKIKVSSPAEGAPTTVAYDKAGSALADGKVLVSGKDDKGDDALYVQTTDTDGKKTYKLATVAADGKVTEGDDVTMREPPIAKLDAALSDVDQLRSALGAVQNRFDSVINNLNSTVNNLSASQSRIQDADYATEVSNMSRANILQQAGTAVLAQANQSTQNVLSLLR; translated from the coding sequence ATGGCACAAGTCATTAATACTAACAGCCTCTCCCTGATGGCTCAGAACAATCTGAACAAATCTCAGGCTTCTCTGGGAACGGCGATCGAGCGTCTCTCTTCCGGTCTGCGTATTAACAGCGCCAAAGATGATGCCGCAGGTCAGGCAATCTCTAACCGCTTTACCGCGAACATCAAAGGGCTGACTCAGGCATCACGTAACGCGAACGACGGTATTTCTCTATCTCAGACCACAGAAGGTGCCCTGAACGAAGTTAACGACAATCTGCAAAACATCCGTCGTCTGACTGTTCAGGCGCAGAATGGCTCTAACTCTGCCAGCGACCTGAAATCCATCCAGGATGAAATCACTCAGCGTCTGGCTGAAATCAACCGTATCTCTGACCAGACTGACTTCAACGGTGTGAAGGTACTGAGCAAAGATCAGAGCCTGACCATTCAGGTGGGCGCAAACGACGGTGAAACCATCGATATCGGTCTGAAGCAGATCAATGTAGAAACGCTGGGACTGACCGGTTTCGACGTAACTATCCGTGGACCGGTTGCCGGACAGGAAATCGCTGATGGCGCCAAGATTAAGGTCTCTTCACCTGCGGAAGGTGCACCGACAACGGTTGCTTATGATAAAGCAGGTAGTGCCTTAGCGGACGGTAAAGTGCTGGTTTCGGGTAAAGACGATAAAGGTGATGATGCCTTGTACGTTCAGACCACCGATACTGACGGGAAGAAAACCTACAAGCTGGCAACTGTTGCAGCTGATGGTAAAGTCACCGAAGGGGATGACGTCACCATGCGTGAACCGCCGATCGCTAAACTGGATGCGGCACTGTCTGATGTCGATCAGTTACGTTCTGCTCTCGGTGCGGTACAGAACCGTTTCGATTCTGTTATCAACAACCTGAACAGCACGGTTAACAACCTGTCTGCGTCACAGTCCCGTATCCAGGATGCGGACTACGCGACAGAAGTGTCTAACATGAGCCGCGCTAACATCCTGCAACAGGCAGGTACTGCGGTACTGGCACAGGCTAACCAGTCTACCCAGAACGTGCTTTCTCTGCTGCGTTAA
- a CDS encoding FliC/FljB family flagellin, with the protein MAQVINTNSLSLMAQNNLNKSQASLGTAIERLSSGLRINSAKDDAAGQAISNRFTANIKGLTQASRNANDGISLSQTTEGALNEVNDNLQNIRRLTVQAQNGSNSASDLKSIQDEITQRLAEINRISDQTDFNGVKVLSKDQSLTIQVGANDGETIDIGLKQINVETLGLTGFDVTIRGPVAGQEIADGAKIKVSSPAEGAPTTVAYDKAGSALADGKVLVSGKDDKGDDALYVQTTDTDGKKTYKLATVAADGKVTEGDDVTMREPPIAKLDAALSDVDQLRSALGAVQNRFDSVINNLNSTVNNLSSSQSRIQDADYATEVSNMSRANILQQAGTAVLAQANQSTQNVLSLLR; encoded by the coding sequence ATGGCACAAGTCATTAATACTAACAGCCTTTCTCTGATGGCGCAAAACAACCTGAATAAATCTCAGGCCTCTCTGGGAACGGCCATTGAACGTTTGTCTTCTGGTCTGCGTATTAACAGCGCAAAAGACGATGCCGCAGGTCAGGCAATCTCTAACCGCTTTACCGCGAACATCAAAGGGCTGACTCAGGCATCACGTAACGCGAACGACGGTATTTCTCTGTCTCAGACCACAGAAGGTGCCCTGAACGAAGTTAACGACAACCTGCAAAACATCCGTCGTCTGACTGTTCAGGCGCAGAATGGCTCTAACTCTGCCAGCGACCTGAAATCCATCCAGGATGAAATCACTCAGCGTCTGGCTGAAATCAACCGTATCTCTGACCAGACTGACTTCAACGGTGTGAAGGTACTGAGCAAAGATCAGAGCCTGACCATTCAGGTGGGCGCAAACGACGGTGAAACCATCGATATCGGTCTGAAGCAGATCAATGTAGAAACGCTGGGACTGACCGGTTTCGACGTAACTATCCGTGGACCGGTTGCCGGACAGGAAATCGCTGATGGCGCCAAGATTAAGGTCTCTTCACCTGCGGAAGGTGCACCGACAACGGTTGCTTATGATAAAGCAGGTAGTGCCTTAGCGGACGGTAAAGTGCTGGTTTCGGGTAAAGACGATAAAGGTGATGATGCCTTGTACGTTCAGACCACCGATACTGACGGGAAGAAAACCTACAAGCTGGCAACTGTTGCAGCTGATGGTAAAGTCACCGAAGGGGATGACGTCACCATGCGTGAACCGCCGATCGCTAAACTGGATGCGGCACTGTCTGATGTCGATCAGTTACGTTCTGCTCTCGGTGCGGTACAGAACCGTTTCGATTCGGTTATCAACAACCTCAACAGCACGGTTAATAACCTCTCTTCCTCACAGTCCCGTATCCAGGATGCGGACTATGCGACGGAAGTGTCGAACATGAGCCGTGCCAACATTCTGCAACAGGCCGGTACTGCGGTTCTGGCGCAGGCTAACCAGTCTACCCAGAACGTTCTGTCTCTGCTGCGCTGA
- a CDS encoding pseudoazurin: MKYLSQGLKILCLLAISTSAFAQTYEVLMKNRGAAGPMVYEPDYLAIQPGDSVKFIRTHKSHNAASIAELSPAGYKGFVGKIDEEIEVKYDQPGFYGIKCSPHYAMGMVMMIKVGDATLPDSYRAFKAPGVANKRFQQIYSRIDQQ, translated from the coding sequence ATGAAATATCTTAGCCAGGGTCTGAAGATATTATGTTTACTGGCGATAAGCACTTCCGCTTTCGCACAAACCTACGAAGTGTTGATGAAAAATCGGGGCGCAGCAGGGCCGATGGTCTATGAGCCGGATTATCTGGCGATTCAGCCGGGCGATAGCGTCAAATTTATTCGTACCCATAAAAGCCATAATGCGGCTTCGATCGCTGAACTCTCTCCAGCGGGCTACAAAGGCTTTGTCGGCAAAATCGACGAAGAGATAGAAGTCAAGTATGACCAGCCGGGCTTTTACGGCATTAAGTGTTCACCGCATTATGCGATGGGTATGGTGATGATGATTAAAGTCGGCGATGCCACGCTGCCAGATAGCTATCGTGCATTCAAAGCGCCGGGGGTCGCCAATAAGCGCTTCCAGCAAATTTATTCACGTATCGATCAGCAGTAA
- a CDS encoding cytochrome c1, whose protein sequence is MKRLLSFTLFCGSLLITGLCGAKELTPVRQDWSFSGINGQYDKAQLRRGLQVYESQCRACHSIKYLTFRQLTRAGGPELTTEEAQNIASGYQFTDIKEDGQPAERPGTLNDTFISPFLNVQEARYLNHGAEPVDLSYIVRARSYDRGFPRFLLDAFVPYSDQGADYVFALLIGYLPDDDEMKTNRYFPGGVINMAKPLNDGDIQWQPPLQAAETEEQYARDITAFLAWVADPDLSARQQQGTYVMIYLALMLGLLCLLWQLKKRSAP, encoded by the coding sequence ATGAAACGACTATTATCCTTCACTCTCTTTTGTGGATCACTGCTGATAACCGGTCTGTGTGGGGCCAAAGAGCTGACCCCGGTCAGGCAAGACTGGAGCTTTAGCGGTATCAACGGACAGTATGACAAAGCGCAGCTACGGCGCGGTTTACAGGTGTATGAAAGCCAGTGCCGAGCCTGTCACAGTATCAAATACCTGACGTTTCGCCAGCTAACTCGCGCGGGTGGCCCGGAGCTGACCACCGAAGAGGCACAAAATATCGCCAGCGGCTATCAGTTTACGGATATTAAAGAGGATGGTCAGCCTGCGGAGCGCCCTGGAACGCTGAATGATACCTTTATCTCCCCTTTTCTCAATGTCCAGGAGGCACGGTATCTTAATCATGGTGCCGAGCCAGTAGACCTGAGTTATATCGTTCGCGCCCGCAGTTATGATCGCGGCTTTCCCCGGTTTTTACTGGATGCTTTTGTGCCCTATAGCGATCAGGGTGCCGATTATGTTTTCGCCCTGCTAATCGGTTATTTGCCCGATGATGACGAAATGAAAACCAATCGTTACTTTCCTGGCGGCGTAATCAATATGGCAAAACCGCTGAACGACGGCGATATCCAGTGGCAGCCGCCACTGCAAGCTGCCGAAACGGAAGAGCAGTATGCGAGAGATATCACCGCTTTTCTGGCGTGGGTGGCCGATCCGGATCTCAGCGCACGCCAGCAGCAGGGGACTTACGTGATGATTTATCTTGCACTGATGCTGGGCTTACTCTGCCTGCTATGGCAGCTGAAAAAACGCTCAGCGCCATAA
- a CDS encoding ABC transporter ATP-binding protein, whose protein sequence is MSRHCQQPQGTEAAEVIATHDLCWQVKGKNIVDHVSLCVNRGEFVGIIGANGCGKTSLISLLAGLRKPTAGSITLQHQALTHYSRRQLAQQIALVEQQADTSERLTAFQAVALGRTPWLSLLTPWSTKDDEIVEAMLEKVSLHQRQHRYWHTFSGGEKQRLHIARALAQQPQLLLMDEPTNHLDIQHQISLLNLVKQQQLTIIAALHDLNHAAMFCDRIIVMQDGCIVMQGSPAQVFNRENLRAWFAVEATVEHDPEGISCFIRYHKPY, encoded by the coding sequence ATGAGCCGCCATTGTCAACAACCGCAAGGGACTGAGGCAGCCGAGGTTATCGCCACACATGATCTGTGCTGGCAGGTGAAAGGTAAAAACATCGTTGATCATGTCTCGCTGTGCGTCAATCGTGGCGAGTTTGTCGGGATTATCGGTGCCAATGGTTGCGGCAAAACCTCGCTGATTTCACTGCTGGCGGGGTTGCGTAAACCGACGGCGGGCAGCATTACCCTGCAACACCAGGCGCTGACGCACTATTCACGTCGCCAGCTGGCGCAACAGATCGCCTTAGTCGAACAACAGGCGGACACCAGCGAGCGACTGACCGCTTTCCAGGCGGTTGCCCTCGGTCGCACACCGTGGCTGAGCCTGCTCACCCCGTGGTCGACGAAAGATGACGAGATTGTCGAAGCCATGCTGGAAAAAGTGAGTCTCCATCAGCGGCAACACCGTTACTGGCATACCTTCTCCGGTGGTGAAAAACAGCGCCTGCATATCGCCAGAGCACTGGCACAACAGCCACAGTTACTGTTGATGGATGAACCGACAAATCATCTTGATATTCAGCACCAGATAAGCCTGCTCAATCTGGTAAAACAGCAACAACTGACGATTATCGCCGCCCTGCACGACCTTAACCATGCCGCCATGTTTTGTGATCGTATCATCGTGATGCAGGATGGGTGTATTGTGATGCAGGGTTCCCCCGCTCAGGTTTTTAACCGCGAAAACCTCCGCGCCTGGTTCGCCGTTGAAGCGACGGTTGAGCATGATCCAGAAGGAATAAGCTGTTTTATTCGTTATCACAAACCGTATTAA
- the fliD gene encoding flagellar filament capping protein FliD, translated as MASVTSLGIGSGLDLNSLLVSMSKAEQQRLIPYTTQQASYKAKITGYGTLKSALEKFDNLTKEISKPEFFKNTTASEHAAFKVTTNDKAVPGNYAVEVVSLAQAQTLTTQASISDQDAKLGAAGVSDRSLTIKAGGKETTINLSDDQTSLTGMRDAINNADAGVTASIIRVGDNDYQLAITSSTTGESNTVSLKVNNDNQLGNVLNYDPTSSSNSMQQTVAAQDAEVVVNGTRIKRSTNSISDALQGVTIDLKSTTKPGDTQNLVISADKTQTTDKIKEWVNSYNALLDTFNSLTKYTPVKTGEAQKNDNGVLLGDSTVRGVQSSIKNILSSAQDNPELQGLGNLGISTDAKTGKLTVDESKLKKAIEEKPDQVSNFFVGNGKDTGMATVLHNEIENYTKSGGIIETSTKSINNTLDRLNQQIDAVSDSIEATIERYKQQFIQLDTLMAKMNSTSNYLAQQFKTS; from the coding sequence ATGGCAAGCGTCACTTCCCTGGGCATTGGCTCTGGACTGGATCTGAATAGCTTACTGGTCAGCATGAGCAAAGCTGAACAGCAACGTCTGATCCCTTACACTACGCAGCAAGCCAGCTACAAAGCAAAGATTACCGGCTACGGCACGCTGAAAAGCGCGTTAGAAAAATTTGATAATTTAACCAAAGAGATATCGAAACCGGAGTTCTTTAAGAACACCACCGCCAGCGAACATGCGGCGTTCAAAGTAACCACCAATGATAAAGCGGTGCCGGGTAACTATGCGGTAGAAGTGGTGAGCCTTGCGCAGGCACAGACCCTGACGACTCAGGCCAGTATCAGCGATCAGGACGCGAAATTAGGCGCCGCTGGTGTCAGCGACCGCTCACTGACCATCAAAGCCGGTGGTAAAGAGACGACCATCAATCTGAGCGATGATCAGACCTCACTGACCGGAATGCGCGACGCGATCAACAATGCGGATGCCGGTGTTACCGCCAGTATTATCCGTGTCGGTGATAACGATTATCAGTTAGCGATCACCTCTTCCACCACCGGTGAGAGCAATACCGTTTCATTAAAGGTTAACAACGATAACCAGCTGGGCAACGTACTGAACTACGATCCGACCAGCAGCAGTAACAGCATGCAGCAGACGGTGGCGGCACAGGATGCGGAAGTGGTGGTCAATGGCACCCGTATCAAACGCAGCACTAACTCGATCAGTGATGCGTTGCAAGGGGTGACTATCGATCTGAAAAGCACCACCAAACCCGGCGATACGCAAAACCTGGTGATCAGTGCCGATAAAACCCAGACCACCGACAAAATTAAAGAGTGGGTAAACAGCTATAACGCGCTGCTGGATACCTTTAATTCGCTGACCAAATACACGCCCGTCAAAACCGGTGAGGCGCAGAAAAACGATAATGGTGTCCTGCTCGGCGATAGCACGGTTCGTGGTGTTCAGTCATCCATTAAAAATATCCTCAGTAGCGCCCAGGATAATCCGGAGCTGCAGGGATTAGGCAACCTCGGTATTTCCACCGATGCCAAAACCGGCAAACTAACGGTTGACGAGAGTAAACTGAAAAAAGCGATTGAAGAAAAACCGGATCAGGTGAGCAATTTCTTCGTAGGTAACGGTAAAGATACCGGTATGGCGACGGTTCTGCATAACGAAATCGAGAACTATACCAAGAGTGGCGGCATCATCGAGACCTCGACCAAGAGTATCAACAATACCCTCGATCGTCTGAATCAGCAGATTGACGCTGTAAGCGACAGCATTGAGGCGACGATTGAGCGTTATAAACAACAGTTTATTCAGCTGGATACCTTAATGGCCAAGATGAATAGTACCAGCAACTATTTGGCGCAACAGTTTAAAACCTCTTAA
- a CDS encoding cytochrome b N-terminal domain-containing protein: MSGKGFSFSSLRLRIPFPRSVAGMWLFAIGAILLLMLGVQIVSGIILAMFYVPTAEQAFDSIIHIMRTVKQGERVRDIHAIGASLFFFACYLHIFRAMYYCVYRKPWIKMWLISVTLYLLLMITAFLGYSLIWGQKSYWAATVITHFVRDIPLVGETLYHYIIGGYTPGTAMLGRFFVLHFIIPFVIIVVMLFHIRTVRAAFAQAMKKTFSPKESSRLLFDYTITHSDAIKITLFLMLFTWFLFFAPHYLSSADNFIAADPLVTPAKVAPEWYFLPFFSILRCFPNELAGLIAMCAAILVFYFLPWLDTSRARFRHYSRLVKWGFWLWVINACFLGWLGSQALTGPDLTGGFYNAEGWTRAASQLSTFIWFAWFLIVLPCRRFLEKQE; this comes from the coding sequence ATGAGCGGTAAAGGGTTCTCTTTCTCGTCACTTCGCCTGCGCATCCCCTTTCCCCGCTCGGTGGCCGGGATGTGGCTTTTCGCTATCGGGGCTATTTTACTGCTCATGCTCGGCGTGCAGATCGTGAGCGGTATCATTCTGGCGATGTTTTATGTCCCCACGGCGGAGCAGGCGTTTGACTCGATCATTCATATCATGCGCACGGTCAAACAGGGTGAGCGGGTGCGTGATATCCACGCGATTGGCGCGTCACTGTTCTTCTTTGCCTGCTATCTGCATATTTTTCGTGCTATGTACTATTGCGTGTATCGTAAACCGTGGATAAAAATGTGGCTGATTAGCGTGACGCTGTATCTGCTGCTGATGATCACCGCCTTTCTCGGTTATAGCCTTATCTGGGGACAAAAAAGCTATTGGGCGGCCACCGTTATCACTCACTTTGTGCGCGATATCCCGCTGGTAGGCGAGACGCTTTATCACTATATCATTGGCGGCTATACCCCGGGAACCGCGATGCTGGGTCGCTTTTTTGTCCTGCATTTTATTATTCCTTTCGTCATCATCGTGGTCATGCTGTTCCATATCCGCACGGTACGCGCGGCGTTTGCGCAGGCGATGAAAAAAACCTTCAGTCCAAAAGAGTCCAGTCGTCTGCTGTTTGATTACACCATCACCCATAGCGACGCGATCAAAATCACCCTGTTCCTGATGCTGTTCACATGGTTTTTATTCTTTGCGCCCCACTATCTGAGCAGTGCCGATAACTTTATTGCTGCCGATCCGCTGGTAACGCCAGCGAAGGTGGCGCCGGAGTGGTACTTCCTGCCCTTTTTTTCTATCCTCCGCTGTTTTCCGAATGAGTTAGCCGGGCTAATCGCGATGTGCGCCGCGATCCTCGTGTTCTATTTTCTGCCGTGGCTGGATACTTCGCGCGCCCGTTTCCGTCATTACAGTCGCCTTGTCAAATGGGGCTTCTGGCTGTGGGTGATCAATGCCTGCTTCCTCGGCTGGCTCGGCTCGCAAGCGCTGACCGGGCCTGATCTGACTGGCGGTTTTTACAATGCAGAGGGCTGGACCCGCGCCGCTTCGCAACTTTCCACTTTCATCTGGTTTGCCTGGTTTTTAATCGTGCTACCCTGCCGCCGTTTTCTCGAAAAACAGGAGTGA
- the petA gene encoding ubiquinol-cytochrome c reductase iron-sulfur subunit: MADNKKSGDEIQQQRRQCLCNITKIVGAAGVAAAVWPLVCALGPDEKTVAEGEPIDIPLTDIAAGQTIRRVWQGKPVFIHHRTADEIAAAQMADQQQLLDPQADGERVHSAYPQWLVVQGVCPHAGCVPNARAGGQGWVCPCHGSEFDTSGRVTRGPATANLAIPDYAFYPDGQTLRLGVKAV, translated from the coding sequence GTGGCAGATAACAAAAAGAGTGGCGATGAGATTCAGCAACAGCGTCGGCAATGCCTGTGTAACATCACTAAGATAGTCGGTGCCGCCGGTGTCGCGGCGGCGGTCTGGCCGCTGGTTTGTGCCTTAGGCCCGGATGAAAAAACCGTCGCTGAGGGTGAGCCGATCGACATTCCGCTGACCGATATTGCCGCCGGGCAAACCATCAGGCGAGTCTGGCAGGGAAAGCCGGTTTTCATCCATCATCGTACTGCGGATGAAATTGCCGCCGCGCAGATGGCCGATCAACAACAACTGCTCGATCCTCAGGCCGATGGCGAGCGGGTTCACAGCGCTTATCCTCAGTGGCTGGTGGTGCAGGGGGTTTGTCCTCATGCCGGATGCGTACCCAATGCCAGAGCCGGGGGGCAGGGCTGGGTATGTCCGTGCCACGGCTCTGAGTTCGATACCTCGGGACGGGTCACGCGCGGCCCGGCAACGGCCAATCTGGCGATCCCGGACTACGCCTTTTATCCCGACGGTCAAACACTACGCCTTGGCGTAAAGGCAGTCTGA
- a CDS encoding ABC transporter substrate-binding protein, whose product MHTRIFSFRAKKTFLTIASVSALLLTSGFASAAKTQYPLTIKNCGRDITFQQAPQKVATVGQNSTEILYALGLADHIAGTSLWFGPVPDAYQAVNKKVPLIAENIPSFEGIVAKKPDLVASQFEWQIGPAGTVASYEQFSELKIPVYTAPADCAKDNNDGGDGVRKNMFDIKLVYQEISDLAQIFDVQEKGNALIASLQARAAVAKKKIAHNENQVSAVFWFSSADLQLDPYVAGKLGPAAWIAETLGIKNVIDSAEEWPTVGWETIAKANPSVIVLGEMSRRRFPADDWHVKMDFLKSDPVTKLLPAVKDNHLPVIDVQTMNAGIRTIDGLEKLADDLVKYGLMRSQPAS is encoded by the coding sequence ATGCACACCCGTATCTTCTCTTTCCGTGCTAAAAAAACATTTCTGACGATTGCCAGCGTCAGCGCCTTATTGTTGACTTCCGGTTTTGCCAGCGCCGCCAAAACGCAATATCCACTGACAATTAAAAACTGTGGCCGCGATATTACATTTCAACAGGCACCGCAAAAAGTGGCGACCGTCGGCCAGAACAGTACCGAAATTCTCTACGCGCTGGGACTGGCGGATCATATTGCCGGAACATCGCTGTGGTTTGGCCCGGTGCCGGACGCCTATCAGGCGGTCAATAAAAAAGTGCCGCTGATTGCCGAAAATATCCCCAGCTTTGAAGGTATCGTGGCTAAAAAGCCTGACCTGGTCGCCAGTCAGTTTGAGTGGCAAATTGGCCCGGCAGGTACGGTGGCCTCTTATGAACAGTTTAGTGAGCTGAAGATCCCGGTCTATACCGCCCCCGCTGATTGTGCCAAAGATAACAACGATGGCGGCGACGGCGTGCGTAAGAATATGTTTGATATCAAACTGGTGTATCAGGAAATCAGCGACCTGGCACAAATATTCGATGTCCAGGAGAAAGGCAATGCGCTGATTGCCAGCCTCCAGGCGAGAGCCGCAGTAGCGAAAAAGAAAATCGCTCATAACGAGAATCAGGTTTCGGCGGTATTCTGGTTTTCCAGTGCCGATCTGCAACTTGATCCTTACGTTGCGGGAAAACTGGGGCCGGCCGCATGGATAGCTGAGACGCTGGGGATAAAAAACGTGATTGATTCAGCGGAAGAGTGGCCCACTGTCGGCTGGGAAACCATCGCCAAAGCCAATCCGTCGGTGATTGTCCTCGGTGAAATGAGTCGTCGCCGTTTCCCGGCCGATGACTGGCATGTCAAGATGGACTTCCTGAAATCCGACCCGGTGACCAAATTGCTGCCTGCGGTCAAAGATAACCATCTGCCGGTGATTGATGTCCAGACCATGAATGCCGGGATCAGAACGATCGATGGCTTAGAGAAGCTCGCGGATGATTTGGTCAAATATGGCCTGATGCGCTCACAGCCAGCCAGCTAA
- a CDS encoding RNA polymerase sigma factor FliA, with protein MSDLYTAEGVMDKNSLWLRYAPLVRHEALRLQVRLPSYVELDDLLQAGGIGLLNAVERYDALQGTAFTTYAVQRIRGAMLDELRSRDWVPRSVRRHAREVTKVMQQLEQQHGRPASEPEIASALNISLEEYRQILLDTNNSQLFSWDEWHDEHGDSVENGIEAHPEANPLYTLLEENMRQRVINAIDMLPEREKMVLTLYYQEELNLKEIGAVLEVGESRVSQLHSQAIKRLRARLANEP; from the coding sequence GTGAGTGATCTGTATACCGCTGAAGGCGTAATGGATAAAAATTCCCTCTGGCTGCGCTATGCCCCGTTAGTGCGTCATGAGGCGCTGCGTCTGCAGGTGCGGCTGCCGTCTTACGTCGAACTGGATGATTTGTTGCAGGCGGGCGGCATCGGACTGTTAAATGCCGTTGAGCGCTATGATGCCCTACAGGGAACCGCCTTTACCACCTACGCGGTGCAGCGTATTCGCGGGGCGATGCTGGATGAGTTACGCAGCCGTGACTGGGTGCCACGCAGTGTACGTCGCCATGCGCGGGAAGTGACAAAAGTGATGCAGCAACTCGAACAACAACACGGCCGTCCGGCCAGCGAGCCAGAAATTGCCAGTGCGCTGAATATTTCACTGGAAGAGTACCGACAGATCCTGTTAGACACCAATAACAGCCAGCTCTTTTCCTGGGATGAGTGGCATGATGAACATGGTGATAGCGTCGAAAACGGGATCGAAGCGCATCCGGAAGCGAATCCGTTATATACCTTGCTGGAGGAGAATATGCGTCAGCGGGTGATTAACGCCATCGATATGCTGCCTGAGCGAGAGAAAATGGTGCTGACCCTGTATTACCAGGAAGAGCTTAATCTGAAAGAGATTGGCGCAGTGCTGGAAGTGGGCGAATCCCGTGTCAGTCAGTTGCACAGCCAGGCTATCAAGCGTTTACGGGCGCGGCTGGCCAATGAACCCTGA
- a CDS encoding iron ABC transporter permease, with protein sequence MMRDSLRTRYAVGRLAMRVGGYALGVSILMCCALLAGISIGETVIPWRHVLSTLANQLCDTHYPVDPLDAGIIWSYRLPRAAVSACCGACLAVSGVVLQSLLRNALAEPYLLGISAGASTGAVLVTLTGLGAGLISMSSGAFLGALMAFLFVALLAAAASGRHGGAITSQIILAGIASSQLFNAITSLVITHSANAEQARGIMFWLLGNLSGVRWPDVFLALPTTLVGLIVCFACARHLDAFSFGSESAAALGIPVKRTRTVLIVAVTGMTAIMVSIVGAIGFVGLVIPHATRLLVGNQHHRLLPVSALIGAIFLIIADVISRTLLPGQVLPIGVITALAGAPAFSIILIRGKPIR encoded by the coding sequence ATGATGCGTGATTCGCTCAGAACACGTTACGCTGTTGGCCGACTGGCGATGCGAGTCGGTGGCTATGCCCTTGGGGTCAGCATACTGATGTGCTGTGCCCTGCTGGCGGGGATTTCGATTGGCGAAACCGTTATTCCCTGGCGTCATGTCCTCAGCACCCTGGCCAACCAGCTGTGTGATACCCACTATCCTGTCGACCCGCTGGATGCCGGTATTATCTGGAGCTATCGCCTGCCCCGTGCTGCTGTCTCAGCCTGCTGTGGTGCCTGCCTGGCGGTATCCGGGGTGGTACTCCAGTCGCTGTTACGCAATGCGCTGGCTGAGCCCTATCTGCTGGGCATTTCTGCCGGAGCCTCCACAGGGGCGGTATTGGTCACCCTCACCGGGCTGGGCGCCGGGCTGATCAGCATGTCATCCGGGGCTTTCCTCGGAGCGCTGATGGCGTTTTTATTCGTCGCTTTACTGGCGGCAGCGGCCAGTGGCAGGCACGGCGGCGCGATCACCAGTCAAATCATTCTTGCCGGTATCGCCAGCTCGCAGCTTTTCAACGCCATCACTTCTCTGGTTATCACTCACTCGGCCAATGCGGAGCAGGCGCGTGGCATCATGTTCTGGCTGCTAGGTAACCTCAGTGGGGTACGCTGGCCGGATGTGTTTTTAGCATTGCCGACAACCCTGGTGGGGCTGATTGTCTGCTTTGCCTGTGCCCGTCATCTGGATGCTTTCTCTTTTGGCAGCGAATCGGCGGCGGCGCTGGGTATTCCGGTTAAACGCACAAGAACCGTGCTGATCGTCGCGGTGACCGGGATGACAGCGATTATGGTCTCGATCGTCGGGGCGATTGGTTTTGTCGGTCTGGTGATCCCCCATGCTACCCGCTTGCTGGTCGGCAATCAGCACCATCGTCTGTTGCCAGTCAGTGCGCTAATCGGGGCTATTTTCCTGATTATTGCCGATGTCATCTCGCGTACTTTGTTGCCAGGACAGGTACTGCCTATCGGCGTGATCACCGCACTGGCGGGTGCCCCGGCGTTTTCAATCATTCTGATAAGAGGAAAGCCGATCCGATGA